The Brachyhypopomus gauderio isolate BG-103 chromosome 17, BGAUD_0.2, whole genome shotgun sequence genome includes a window with the following:
- the dpysl5a gene encoding dihydropyrimidinase-related protein 5a, producing the protein MSSGAAMVRILIKGGKVVNDDFTQEADVYIENGTIQQVGKELMIPGGAKVIDATGKLVLPGGIDTSVHLQEAFMNTTTADDFYSGTKAALAGGTTMVMGLVLPEKNESLLDAYEKCRSHADAKACCDYALHVAVTWWGPKVRAQMETLVREKGVNSFQMFMAYKDVYMLRDSELFQALQNCKDIGAIARVHAENGELVAEGAKEALDLGISGPEGIEISRPEELEAEAVHRAITIANRAHCPIYLVNVSSMSAGDVLASAKMQGKVVHGETTTAHAVINGLQYYHQDWAHAAAYVTVPPLRLDPNTPNFLLSLLGSDTLNVVTSDHRPFTTKQKAMGKDDFTKIPHGVSGVQDRMSVIWEKGVVGGKMDENRFVAVTSSNAAKIYNLYPRKGRIIPGADADVVVWDPDATRTISVSTQWQGGDVNLYEGMRCHGVPLVTISRGRVVYENDIFTCAEGSGKFYPLRTFPDYLYKKMVQREKCQALKGVDRAPYTGDVAAVQNSGKETAPTHADLNPRPCTRHGGVRDLHESSFSLSGVQIDDNVPKRASQRILAPPGGRSSGIW; encoded by the exons ATGTCTTCAGGCGCGGCAATGGTGCGTATCCTTATCAAGGGCGGCAAAGTGGTGAATGATGACTTCACCCAGGAGGCTGATGTGTACATCGAGAACGGCACCATCCAGCAGGTGGGCAAGGAGTTGATGATCCCGGGCGGTGCCAAGGTGATCGATGCCACGGGGAAGCTAGTGCTCCCCGGGGGGATTGACACCAGCGTGCATCTGCAGGAGGCCTTCATGAACACCACCACTGCTGACGACTTCTACAGCGGGACCAAG GCTGCCCTGGCTGGAGGCACTACCATGGTGATGGGTCTGGTGCTGCCCGAGAAGAACGAATCCCTGCTGGATGCCTATGAGAAATGCCGCTCGCACGCCGATGCTAAGGCCTGCTGCGATTACGCCCTCCACGTCGCCGTCACCTGGTGGGGTCCCAAG GTTCGGGCTCAGATGGAGACGCTGGTGAGGGAGAAAGGAGTGAACTCCTTCCAGATGTTCATGGCCTACAAGGACGTGTACATGCTGAGGGACAGCGAGCTCTTCCAGGCCTTGCAGAACTGCAAGGACATTGGAGCGATAGCCCGCGTGCATGCGGAGAACGGAGAACTCGTCGCAGAG GGTGCCAAGGAGGCGTTGGATCTGGGCATCAGCGGGCCGGAGGGCATCGAGATCAGCAGACCTGAGGAG CTGGAGGCCGAGGCAGTCCACCGGGCCATCACCATCGCCAACAGG GCCCACTGTCCTATATACCTGGTGAACGTGTCCAGCATGTCTGCAGGAGACGTCTTGGCCTCAGCTAAGATGCAGG GTAAAGTGGTGCATGGGGAGACGACCACCGCCCACGCCGTTATAAACGGGCTCCAGTACTACCACCAGGACTGGGCCCACGCGGCCGCCTACGTCACCGTGCCCCCGCTGAGGCTCGACCCCAACACCCCTAACTTCCTTCTCAGCCTGCTAGGGAG TGACACCTTGAACGTGGTGACGTCTGACCACCGCCccttcaccaccaaacagaaggCCATGGGCAAGGATGACTTCACCAAGATCCCTCACGGCGTGTCCGGCGTGCAGGACCGCATGAGCGTCATCTGGGAGAAAGGAGTG GTCGGAGGAAAGATGGATGAAAACCGCTTTGTTGCTGTCACAAGCTCCAATGCTGCAAAAATCTACAATCTGTATCCCAGGAAGGGCAGGATCATCCCCGGAGCCGACGCCGACGTCGTGGTCTGGGATCCTGACGCAACCAG GACCATCTCGGTGAGCACGCAGTGGCAGGGAGGAGACGTGAACCTGTACGAGGGGATGCGCTGTCACGGCGTGCCCCTGGTCACCATCAGCCGGGGCCGTGTGGTCTACGAAAATGACATCTTCACCTGCGCTGAGGGTTCTGGGAAGTTCTACCCCCTCCGGACCTTCCCGGACTACCTCTACAAGAAGATGGTGCAGAGGGAGAAG TGCCAGGCCCTGAAGGGAGTGGACCGAGCCCCCTACACGGGAGACGTGGCCGCGGTGCAGAACTCGGGGAAGGAGACGGCTCCCACGCACGCGGACCTGAACCCGCGACCCTGCACACGCCACGGTGGCGTGAGAGACCTGCACGAGTCCAGCTTCAGTTTATCTG GTGTCCAGATTGACGATAACGTCCCCAAGAGAGCTTCGCAAAGGATTCTGGCACCCCCCGGTGGAAGATCCAGTGGAATATGGTAA